One window of the Octopus sinensis linkage group LG9, ASM634580v1, whole genome shotgun sequence genome contains the following:
- the LOC115215558 gene encoding zinc finger protein 239 produces MEVDSASHECGLIISNIRDSNLESSDLDCTLNLEKGNNSEMLIANQSPDEETETIISSDGVTDENTVILEGCLSFNQPSDDDSVVSQQTVIESGYTELDTAWHMQMVANGDIDTTGLVTDVKTENIQTVGELGDEWHMQIQLISLVSDSEVKVENEETVTASGEPADKECLVEAVDNSMRVHEMLNPAESNIILIQKDIETEESCIPLEVVSADGYGNTYLDVGVQTIGEEYTVTEEVCSSDEKEVVKIVSTVPKKYAVTSDTCAICGMKFPNRSACQRHMIGVHEEAKHQCSKCKKTFFRLYSLKLHIKKKHNGEGLFFCDKCKYCFICKYYFDQHRKRNCTPVHCRECGRGLGNLIQLHNHRRWVHKLKV; encoded by the coding sequence ATGGAAGTTGACTCGGCAAGCCATGAGTGTGGCTTGATTATCTCAAATATCCGTGACAGCAACTTAGAGTCCTCAGATCTTGACTGCACTCTTAATTTAGAAAAAGGAAACAATTCTGAAATGCTAATTGCTAACCAGAGCCCTGATGAAGAAACAGAAACTATTATTTCATCAGATGGTGTCACTGATGAAAACACAGTAATACTTGAGGGCTGTTTATCATTCAATCAGCCATCAGACGATGATTCTGTTGTGTCACAACAGACTGTAATTGAATCTGGCTACACAGAATTGGATACTGCCTGGCATATGCAGATGGTTGCCAATGGTGATATAGATACCACAGGTCTTGTCACTGAtgtgaaaacagaaaatatacaaaCAGTTGGTGAGTTGGGAGATGAATGGCATATGCAAATTCAACTGATTAGTTTGGTTTCTGATTCTGAGGTAAaagtagaaaatgaagaaacagtaACTGCTTCTGGTGAACCTGCAGATAAAGAATGCCTTGTTGAAGCTGTTGATAATTCTATGAGGGTGCATGAAATGCTTAATCCAGCTGAATCTAACATTATTCTTATTCAGAAGGACATTGAAACTGAAGAAAGTTGCATTCCTCTAGAAGTTGTCTCAGCTGATGGCTATGGGAATACATACCTCGATGTTGGGGTACAAACTATAGGGGAAGAGTATACAGTCACTGAGGAAGTGTGCAGTTCTGATGAGAAAGAGGTTGTAAAAATTGTTTCAACAGTACCCAAAAAATATGCTGTGACCTCTGACACATGTGCAATATGTGGCATGAAGTTTCCCAATCGATCTGCCTGCCAGCGGCATATGATTGGTGTGCATGAAGAAGCCAAGCACCAATGCAGCAAGTGTAAAAAAACCTTCTTTCGGTTATATTCTCTAAAGCTGCACATTAAAAAGAAGCATAATGGTGAAGGCCTGTTTTTCTGTGACAAgtgtaaatattgttttatatgcAAATACTACTTTGATCAGCACCGAAAGAGAAATTGCACACCTGTTCATTGTCGAGAATGTGGACGAGGCTTAGGCAATCTCATACAGCTACATAATCACAGGCGATGGGTTCATAAACTCAAGGTGTGA